The DNA segment CCCCTCCTCATTATTTTGGCTTGGACGGTTGTATTAACGATGGTGTCTGTTGTTTTGTATCAACGTCGGTTGAAGGATGAGTAGCAAATAATCTCGCTATTGTTATAGAGTTAATTCTACTTTAGCCACTTAGGATTGCGTATTTCTACCGAGGGGGAAGCAGATTCCGATGAATTTAGCCGTCAAGTTAATGCGAGAATTCAAAGACCGCGATACCCGTAAGAAGCTTAAAGGCTATCGGGACAAAGCGGAGTTTATCTGTAAAAGGAATTTGGAAACATGGGACGAAAGGCGGTTGCAAGCAGAATCTCGTCGGCTGAAAAAGGAAGTAAGATCGGGGACGCCTTTGGACGAGCTGCTTGTTGATGCCTATGCGCTAGTCTGCGAGGCAACGAAGAGAACGCTCGGATTACATCCCTACGATGTCCAGATCATGGCTGCCATCGCTTTGCACGAGGGATGCTTGATCGAGCAGCATACTGGTGAAGGAAAAACGCTCTCTGCGGTTATGCCTGCCTATCTAAATGCGCTGACGGGCGAAGGTGTACATGTGCTGACTTTTAACGATTATTTGGCAAAGCGGGATGCGGAGTGGATGGGCCCAATCTATCATTTCCTTGGGTTAACGGTAAAATCGGTGCAAGCGGGTATGAGCATGTCTGGAAAACGGGGAGCGTATGCCGCGGATATCACCTATGTTACGGCCAAAGAGGCGGGATTCGATTATTTGCGCGACACGATTGCTCTGGATGAAGCCGATACCGTGCATCGTTCTTTCCACTACGTCATCGTTGACGAAGCAGATTCACTTCTTCTCGATGAAGCGCGGGTGCCGCTAGTCATTGCCTGTGAGCCGGGCGGCTTCACGAGTGACGGAATTCGTTTCGCAGAAGTGGCTCGGCAGCTCAAGCAAGATGAGCATTACAACTTCGACGAGTTCCAGCGGAATGTTTACTTGAATGCTGCAGGCGCTGCAAAAGCGGAATCGCTGCTGGGATGCGGTAATTTGTACGAAAGCCATAATAGTGATTTGTTATCGTCGTTAAATTGTGCACTGCATACGGAAGCATTATTGAAAAAAGACGTCGACTACATCGTCCGGGACGGAAAAATTGAGCTGATTGACGAATACACTGGCCGTGTGGCGGAGAACAGGCATTTGCCGGACGGATTGCAGGCCGCACTTGCGGCCAAAGAGGGGCTCCAGCCCTTAGCCAGCGGGAGAATTCTCGGTACAATCACCCTTCAACACTTCCTTAGCCTCTATCCGAAGATTTGCGGAATGACGGCTACCGCACAAGTTTCCGCAATGGAGTTCGAAGCGATTTATGCGCTGCAGGTCGTGCCAATCCCGCCGAATCGGCCAAACATACGGATCGATCATCCGCACCGGATTTATACCCATAAAGAAGCCAAATTTAAGGCGCTTGTACAAGAGATCTCGTACATTCATAGGACAGGGCGTCCGATTCTTATTGGCACATCAAGCGTCGAGGAGTCTGGCATCCTGGCGCAGGCGCTAGCGGCTGCCAATGTACCTTGCCATGTTCTGAATGCAAAAAACGATGCAGAAGAAGCTGAGATTATCGCCAAAGCAGGAGAAATCGGCGCTGTGACGGTGTCTACAAATATGGCGGGACGCGGCGTTGACATTCGGCTTGGCGGCGGCAATTCCGCGCAAGCAGAAGTTGTCGCCAAGCTGGGCGGGTTATACGTCATTGGTACGCATGTGCACGAAAGTATGCGGATCGACAAGCAACTATGCGGGCGTTCTGGCCGCCAAGGCGATCCGGGCGCTTCCGTGTTTTTCGTAAGCTTGGAGGACGAGTTGATGCTTCAATTCGGCATCGATAAAGTGCTGCCGCCCGCCTATCGCGATCTTAGGCAGGGTGAGGCTCTTGACGAGTCGGTGCTTCGCGGTAAAATCACCCACATTCAGCGCGTCATGATGGGCCAAAACTTCCAGATCCGCCAGGAACTGAACCGCTATTCGGATATGGTCGAGGAACAGCGGCGTATTTTATATGAGGAGCGGCTCGGAATTT comes from the Paenibacillus lentus genome and includes:
- a CDS encoding DEAD/DEAH box helicase, producing MNLAVKLMREFKDRDTRKKLKGYRDKAEFICKRNLETWDERRLQAESRRLKKEVRSGTPLDELLVDAYALVCEATKRTLGLHPYDVQIMAAIALHEGCLIEQHTGEGKTLSAVMPAYLNALTGEGVHVLTFNDYLAKRDAEWMGPIYHFLGLTVKSVQAGMSMSGKRGAYAADITYVTAKEAGFDYLRDTIALDEADTVHRSFHYVIVDEADSLLLDEARVPLVIACEPGGFTSDGIRFAEVARQLKQDEHYNFDEFQRNVYLNAAGAAKAESLLGCGNLYESHNSDLLSSLNCALHTEALLKKDVDYIVRDGKIELIDEYTGRVAENRHLPDGLQAALAAKEGLQPLASGRILGTITLQHFLSLYPKICGMTATAQVSAMEFEAIYALQVVPIPPNRPNIRIDHPHRIYTHKEAKFKALVQEISYIHRTGRPILIGTSSVEESGILAQALAAANVPCHVLNAKNDAEEAEIIAKAGEIGAVTVSTNMAGRGVDIRLGGGNSAQAEVVAKLGGLYVIGTHVHESMRIDKQLCGRSGRQGDPGASVFFVSLEDELMLQFGIDKVLPPAYRDLRQGEALDESVLRGKITHIQRVMMGQNFQIRQELNRYSDMVEEQRRILYEERLGILHGETKVSPSEQRVRLYFIDKFWADHLEYVSYIRESIHLTSLVNCNPIDEFHAQIIQAFEQIPAKINRESANMLAKLGGSNDPALWEKFGLKPPTSTRTYIINDQYMEYLQNRSSWTAGTIIAFWIRKMLRPVFGWSEF